Proteins from a single region of Undibacterium sp. KW1:
- a CDS encoding DUF535 family protein, whose protein sequence is MSDTLSYINMQCETNGAIVNILNWRELWTAGRVLEAIDTKKLHESGSLMASLRWALHVRLADDNTSFKSKFLFLLRSSLRPQVSLRWFHFLHQTYLQKATPGDIALLDAIHRPFFDRQICCVSRLRLLRNHFHLSAQLFGKRRAQDMLAGSDFTLATLVGKDEQHYRISLFRSCAFKREGGLSLGLFQGSQLLQCISFSFDRKDQHLMIRVGGLQSCKHNARETMRACTKSLFGIQPRLLLIEALRSLARELHCAGIECIAKKNHIYQSWRYRFSKTIKAEYDSLWQAAGACAQANGNYLLPLASEDVPLSERPSNKRSEYRARDGLTTSMREGIRRSLVSA, encoded by the coding sequence ATGTCTGATACATTGAGTTACATTAATATGCAGTGCGAAACAAATGGTGCGATTGTGAATATATTGAACTGGCGTGAACTATGGACTGCAGGCAGGGTACTGGAGGCTATTGATACAAAGAAGTTGCATGAGTCAGGCAGTTTGATGGCCAGCCTGCGCTGGGCCTTGCATGTGCGCCTGGCGGATGACAACACCAGCTTCAAGAGCAAATTCCTGTTCCTGTTGCGCAGCAGCTTGCGCCCTCAGGTGAGCTTGCGCTGGTTCCATTTCCTGCACCAGACCTATTTGCAAAAGGCCACGCCTGGCGATATCGCCTTGCTGGACGCCATACACCGCCCTTTCTTTGACCGCCAGATTTGCTGCGTGTCGCGCCTGCGCTTGTTGCGCAACCATTTCCATTTGTCCGCCCAGTTGTTTGGCAAACGCCGCGCCCAGGACATGCTGGCGGGCAGTGACTTTACCCTGGCCACACTGGTGGGCAAGGATGAGCAGCATTACCGTATCAGCCTGTTCCGCAGTTGCGCCTTTAAACGTGAAGGTGGCCTGAGCCTGGGCCTGTTTCAGGGTAGCCAACTGCTGCAATGCATCAGCTTCTCTTTTGACCGCAAGGATCAGCATCTGATGATCAGGGTGGGCGGCCTGCAGTCATGCAAGCACAATGCGCGCGAGACCATGCGCGCCTGTACCAAGAGCCTGTTTGGCATACAGCCCCGCCTCTTGCTGATCGAAGCCTTGCGCAGCCTGGCACGTGAACTGCACTGTGCAGGCATAGAATGCATCGCCAAGAAAAACCATATTTACCAATCCTGGCGTTACCGCTTCAGCAAAACCATCAAGGCAGAATACGACAGCCTGTGGCAGGCAGCAGGTGCCTGCGCGCAAGCCAATGGCAATTACCTGCTGCCGCTGGCGAGTGAAGATGTGCCACTGTCTGAGCGCCCATCCAACAAGCGCAGCGAATACCGCGCACGCGATGGCCTGACCACGAGCATGCGCGAGGGGATCAGGCGCAGCCTCGTGAGTGCCTGA
- a CDS encoding transcriptional regulator, whose translation MDKRFKPLSPAEELQARRTLAAELAAEPAMPGLAVIRKIHMSLRLTIAEYARLCGVSARNLQDIEREVSSPA comes from the coding sequence ATGGACAAGCGTTTCAAACCACTGTCTCCAGCAGAAGAATTACAGGCGCGGCGAACATTGGCGGCAGAGCTGGCGGCAGAACCGGCCATGCCTGGTCTGGCTGTCATCAGGAAAATACATATGAGTCTGCGCCTGACCATTGCTGAATATGCGCGGCTTTGCGGGGTGTCGGCCCGGAATTTGCAAGACATAGAGCGTGAAGTATCCAGCCCAGCCTGA
- a CDS encoding response regulator, producing the protein MTAQQHPMPAARVLLPACLWFFVLAVAGMSLTRGDNQVSILWFANALAVAYMHGQGRTRQLQILVLTMVASLAANLLTGNNLAVATLFTLANAVEVVLVSYTIRHAGLAQGFEHSSSDMLKLILLGFLLPCACSATLAAALAAWVGLGDFELIFTGWYVSASLGLILIYPLVRRMRLEAAPTWATRINWERFARYALPILVLVVITLLYLPLPFLYILVALTFATHRLNFDEAHLLTVLAITCLGLMLSLGHVLPLGGVARWQLLFVYLPILITSVPPMLMAAARNENLIKDAERQRFSEELQKSQQSLQSTIDHMPAMIGYWDQQLHNRFANAAYEKWFRLKPDQIRGMHIRDVVGPEIYEQNSAHMQAALAGEARIFERSVVDAEGKLHNALTHYTPHIVKGSVQGFYVFASDITPLKEAQLQENRALAKFASVVEAASEFAIITTDLVGTITLFSKGAERMLGYGADELVNLHTPAILHLQEEVSAIGEQLTAELGYPVEGFEVFVAKARRGLPQSQQWTYISKQGQHIPVNLVINSIHDEHQQTIGFLGIATDISRQKQLETSMISARDQAEMASRTKSEFLANMSHEIRTPMNAVLGMSYLLGKTDLSSTQRHYLQMIRSSGQSLLGILNDILDISKIEAGRIELSPTRFYLKDVLSALANMMSVNVGEKQLELSMGIDTDVPKELIGDALRLQQVLINIIGNAIKFTANGEVSLLVQQAEPVPGSEQDTDNLLIQFIIRDTGIGMSAEQISRLFNAFEQADASTSRRFGGTGLGLAISKRFVDLMGGDIRVNSQEGTGTEFIVSVPMQTAPPLEDHQAENASTASGSNQARKILVVDDNATSRSYIAKTIEAWGWHADTASTGEQALQKVREHLAGQPAAEDEYCAILIDWHMPGQDGLSTLAAIKDMQTSQRIPLILMSSAYDRSALQMEDKPGAPDAVLLKPVTGSSLYDVLQETSLHLHHGAPALSATLAAANPHNEQTMNDSSSPARTGTGSFSGKHILLVEDNYFNQIVATKILEQTGASIKVANNGSEAVEIFKIAEEQFDLVLMDVQMPIMDGWTATEILRKELALPIPILAMTAGVMTAEREHCLAAGMNDVISKPIDIDQMLGVLARYLSAEQPAQTGGARAALAPVKPASTAETSPVPATRAESSPESSPEPRTAPMPGQATPTASGVFDPAKIMALAKGNPALVKTLAGVIQNMINHARQDFDQAVSHWRQGDAQQAARTLHTMRGSIGTLGARDFAAAALTLENAINQQNQQDQQRVPDLISHADQQLSLTISCVQSWLNEQMTGKTEADDGASPIKPGDLQELKDLLQTQNMRASARYQELQAGLQQHLSGERRQAMQAAMLDLDFVTALRLLDEIKV; encoded by the coding sequence ATGACAGCCCAGCAGCATCCCATGCCTGCCGCCAGGGTATTGCTCCCGGCCTGCCTGTGGTTCTTTGTGCTGGCGGTGGCGGGCATGTCGCTTACGCGGGGCGACAACCAGGTGTCAATATTGTGGTTTGCCAATGCACTGGCAGTGGCTTATATGCACGGCCAGGGGCGCACCCGGCAATTGCAGATACTGGTGCTGACCATGGTGGCGAGCCTGGCAGCCAATCTGCTGACGGGCAATAATCTGGCAGTAGCTACCCTGTTCACCCTTGCCAATGCGGTAGAGGTGGTGCTGGTCAGCTACACCATACGGCATGCGGGTCTGGCCCAGGGTTTTGAGCATTCCAGCAGCGATATGTTGAAGCTGATCTTGCTGGGCTTTTTATTACCCTGCGCCTGCAGTGCCACGCTGGCGGCAGCGCTGGCAGCCTGGGTTGGCCTGGGTGACTTTGAACTGATCTTCACTGGCTGGTATGTGTCGGCCTCACTGGGCCTGATCCTGATTTACCCGCTGGTACGCAGGATGCGGCTGGAAGCAGCACCCACCTGGGCCACGCGCATCAACTGGGAACGCTTCGCCCGTTATGCCTTGCCTATCCTGGTGCTGGTGGTGATCACGCTGCTGTACCTGCCGCTGCCCTTCCTGTACATCCTGGTGGCACTGACCTTCGCTACCCACAGGCTCAATTTTGATGAAGCACATCTGCTGACGGTGCTGGCCATCACCTGCCTGGGGCTGATGCTGAGCCTGGGCCATGTGCTGCCGCTGGGTGGGGTGGCGCGCTGGCAGTTACTGTTTGTCTATCTGCCCATCCTGATTACCTCGGTGCCGCCGATGCTGATGGCAGCAGCGCGCAATGAGAACCTGATCAAAGATGCCGAGAGACAGCGGTTTTCTGAAGAGCTGCAAAAGAGCCAGCAATCGCTGCAATCCACCATCGACCACATGCCTGCGATGATAGGCTATTGGGACCAGCAATTGCATAACCGTTTTGCCAATGCTGCCTATGAAAAATGGTTCAGGCTCAAGCCTGATCAGATACGCGGCATGCATATCCGCGATGTGGTAGGGCCGGAAATATATGAACAAAACTCTGCACACATGCAAGCTGCGCTGGCTGGGGAAGCGCGTATTTTTGAGCGCTCTGTCGTTGATGCCGAGGGCAAACTGCACAATGCCCTGACCCATTACACCCCACACATAGTCAAAGGCAGTGTGCAGGGGTTTTATGTTTTTGCATCCGATATCACACCATTAAAAGAAGCACAACTTCAAGAAAACCGCGCCTTGGCCAAATTTGCCAGCGTTGTCGAAGCAGCCAGTGAATTTGCCATTATCACCACCGATTTGGTGGGTACGATCACTCTCTTTAGCAAGGGTGCAGAGCGTATGTTGGGCTATGGTGCAGATGAGCTGGTGAATCTGCACACCCCTGCCATACTTCATTTACAGGAAGAAGTCAGCGCCATCGGTGAGCAACTCACCGCAGAACTGGGCTACCCCGTAGAAGGTTTTGAGGTCTTTGTCGCCAAGGCCAGACGTGGCTTGCCACAAAGCCAGCAGTGGACCTATATCAGCAAGCAGGGCCAGCATATTCCGGTAAACCTGGTGATCAACAGCATCCATGACGAGCATCAGCAAACCATAGGCTTTTTGGGTATTGCCACCGACATCAGCCGCCAGAAACAACTGGAGACCTCGATGATCAGCGCGCGCGACCAGGCTGAAATGGCCAGCCGCACCAAATCAGAATTCCTGGCCAATATGAGCCATGAAATCCGCACGCCGATGAATGCGGTGCTGGGCATGAGTTACCTGCTGGGCAAGACAGACCTGAGTTCTACCCAGCGCCATTATCTGCAGATGATACGTTCGTCCGGCCAGTCACTGCTAGGCATACTGAATGACATACTCGATATCTCGAAGATAGAAGCAGGCCGCATAGAATTATCACCTACCCGCTTTTATCTCAAGGACGTGCTGAGTGCACTGGCCAATATGATGTCGGTCAATGTTGGTGAAAAGCAGCTGGAATTATCGATGGGCATAGACACTGACGTGCCCAAGGAACTGATAGGCGACGCCCTACGCCTGCAACAGGTGCTCATCAACATCATCGGCAATGCCATCAAGTTTACGGCCAATGGTGAAGTCTCATTGCTGGTGCAACAGGCTGAGCCGGTTCCGGGCAGTGAGCAGGATACAGACAATTTGCTGATACAGTTCATCATCCGTGACACTGGCATAGGCATGTCGGCAGAGCAGATCAGCCGCCTGTTCAATGCCTTTGAGCAGGCCGATGCCTCGACTTCACGCCGCTTTGGCGGCACTGGTCTGGGCCTGGCAATCTCGAAGCGCTTTGTCGATCTGATGGGTGGCGATATCCGCGTCAACAGCCAGGAAGGTACGGGCACAGAATTCATCGTCAGCGTGCCCATGCAGACTGCGCCGCCCCTCGAAGACCATCAGGCAGAAAACGCCAGCACTGCCTCGGGCAGTAACCAGGCCAGGAAAATCCTGGTCGTTGATGACAATGCCACCAGCCGCAGCTATATCGCCAAGACCATAGAAGCCTGGGGCTGGCATGCCGACACTGCCAGCACCGGCGAGCAGGCCCTGCAAAAAGTGCGCGAACACCTGGCCGGCCAACCTGCGGCAGAAGATGAATACTGCGCCATCCTGATAGACTGGCACATGCCGGGCCAGGATGGCCTGAGTACCCTGGCCGCCATCAAGGACATGCAGACCAGCCAGCGCATCCCCCTGATTTTGATGAGCAGCGCCTATGACCGCAGCGCCCTGCAGATGGAAGACAAGCCAGGTGCGCCCGATGCCGTGCTGCTCAAACCAGTGACCGGCTCCAGCCTGTATGATGTATTGCAAGAGACCAGCCTGCACCTGCACCATGGTGCCCCGGCGCTGTCTGCTACACTGGCTGCAGCAAACCCGCATAATGAACAAACCATGAACGATAGCAGCTCACCCGCCAGGACAGGCACAGGCAGCTTCAGCGGCAAACACATACTGCTGGTGGAAGACAATTATTTCAACCAGATCGTCGCCACCAAGATACTCGAACAAACCGGGGCCAGCATCAAGGTCGCCAACAATGGCAGTGAAGCAGTCGAAATTTTCAAGATCGCAGAAGAGCAGTTTGACCTCGTCCTCATGGACGTGCAAATGCCCATCATGGATGGCTGGACAGCCACCGAAATCCTGCGCAAGGAACTGGCCCTGCCCATCCCCATCCTGGCCATGACTGCCGGTGTCATGACGGCAGAGCGCGAACATTGCCTGGCCGCTGGCATGAATGACGTCATCTCCAAACCCATAGACATAGACCAGATGCTGGGCGTACTGGCGCGCTACCTGTCGGCAGAACAGCCAGCACAGACTGGCGGCGCAAGGGCTGCACTGGCCCCGGTCAAGCCTGCCAGTACGGCAGAGACCAGCCCAGTGCCCGCGACAAGAGCAGAATCAAGCCCAGAATCAAGCCCAGAGCCAAGGACGGCACCCATGCCCGGCCAGGCAACACCAACTGCCAGCGGCGTCTTTGATCCCGCCAAGATCATGGCGCTAGCCAAGGGCAACCCTGCCCTCGTCAAAACCCTGGCAGGCGTGATACAGAACATGATCAACCACGCCAGGCAGGATTTTGACCAGGCCGTCAGCCACTGGCGGCAAGGCGATGCGCAACAGGCCGCCCGTACCCTGCATACCATGCGCGGCAGCATAGGTACGCTCGGTGCCAGGGACTTTGCCGCCGCTGCACTGACACTGGAAAACGCCATTAACCAGCAAAACCAACAAGACCAGCAACGCGTCCCCGACCTGATCAGCCATGCCGACCAGCAACTCAGCCTGACGATTTCCTGCGTGCAGTCATGGCTCAATGAGCAAATGACCGGCAAAACCGAAGCTGACGACGGTGCCAGCCCGATCAAGCCTGGCGACCTGCAGGAATTAAAAGACCTGCTCCAGACCCAGAACATGCGTGCCAGCGCCCGTTACCAGGAACTGCAAGCCGGCCTGCAACAACACCTGTCCGGCGAGCGCCGCCAGGCCATGCAGGCCGCCATGCTGGACCTGGACTTTGTCACCGCCCTCAGACTGCTCGACGAGATAAAGGTGTAA
- a CDS encoding diguanylate cyclase — translation MPLTKTLDNLTEKLEFTAYRPRILIVDDEVINIQALHQIFASDHEVFMATSGQSALDFCRKTPPDLILLDIMMPDMDGLEVCAQLKHEEPTADIPVLFVTAQNDASEESRALMAGGMDFISKPVNPDVVRARVHTHVTLKLQRDLLKKLVFTDPLTGLANRRNFDQAIAREWRHCQRNGKSLAVLMIDIDSFKQYIDTYGHQQGDTCLAAVAACLQAGFRRPHDIVARYGGEEFICLMPECELQSAISKASTMLRAIADQAIPHSSTKVADSDTITLSIGVAAIVPGDQHSIDELIAKADQKLYEAKQAGRNRVGA, via the coding sequence ATGCCCCTCACAAAAACTCTGGACAACCTGACAGAAAAACTTGAGTTCACCGCTTACCGGCCACGCATACTCATCGTCGATGACGAGGTCATCAATATCCAGGCATTGCACCAGATTTTTGCCAGCGACCATGAAGTCTTCATGGCCACCAGCGGCCAGAGCGCCCTCGATTTTTGCAGGAAAACTCCGCCCGACCTGATCCTGCTCGACATCATGATGCCTGACATGGATGGTCTCGAAGTCTGCGCCCAGCTCAAGCATGAAGAACCAACCGCCGACATCCCGGTATTGTTTGTCACCGCCCAGAACGACGCCAGCGAAGAATCACGTGCCCTCATGGCCGGCGGCATGGATTTCATCAGCAAACCTGTCAACCCCGACGTCGTACGCGCCCGCGTGCACACCCATGTCACCCTCAAGCTGCAACGCGACCTGCTCAAAAAACTGGTGTTCACCGACCCGCTGACAGGTCTTGCCAACCGTCGCAACTTTGACCAGGCCATCGCCAGGGAATGGCGGCATTGCCAGCGCAACGGCAAATCCCTGGCCGTGCTGATGATAGACATAGACAGCTTCAAGCAGTACATCGACACCTATGGTCACCAGCAGGGTGATACCTGCCTGGCAGCCGTGGCAGCCTGCCTGCAGGCAGGATTCCGACGCCCGCATGATATCGTCGCCCGCTACGGTGGCGAAGAATTCATCTGCCTCATGCCTGAATGCGAACTGCAGAGCGCCATCAGCAAGGCCTCAACCATGCTGCGCGCCATCGCCGACCAGGCCATCCCGCACAGTTCAACCAAGGTCGCAGACAGCGACACCATCACCCTCAGCATAGGCGTAGCCGCCATCGTGCCCGGCGACCAGCACAGCATCGATGAACTCATCGCCAAGGCCGACCAGAAACTGTATGAAGCCAAACAGGCGGGACGTAACCGGGTGGGGGCTTAG
- a CDS encoding HEAT repeat domain-containing protein: protein MQFLHRLLITTASLLLLLACDKKIDISVETPDISSIAGIKTMPDIKPTVDVSLPDADANLPELFSRLDKQFSKNNIQPSAPISDQEITALELQLPCKLPPILRAMYRWHNGIPDFTPPYEFQALNKVVEEYKFFKRINKEYGVKEGEGWPAHFLPILQFNGKMYVALDCKDQGPTPLFSYFIEDGTPQAKYRGPAHLLQVTLSSYESGAYKREFENMEVDTLAEARAFRQHAFASELQTMEDNWAKTKKFLMTAKGENFRAMVGSMDPDERAIPLLIDKLHDAGPEEIVYICLAFGNFKSEATRPALNDLLKHKSSRARDFAASALSKLRGPQSQAETDTLLSLLEDSDKLVQLSAIEALKHAKSYRAIDTLIDKLHRSKPGMQAYIIRTLADIGDRHALPALKELQASFPAQLDSKRYARARGDDPSPADFKSDVDEAIRRFGQQ, encoded by the coding sequence ATGCAATTCCTTCACCGCCTGCTCATCACCACCGCAAGCCTGCTCCTGCTACTTGCCTGCGACAAGAAAATCGACATCAGTGTTGAAACACCTGATATCAGTTCTATCGCAGGTATCAAGACGATGCCGGATATCAAACCGACCGTCGATGTGAGCCTGCCCGATGCTGATGCCAATCTGCCTGAGTTATTTTCCAGGCTGGACAAGCAGTTCTCCAAAAACAATATCCAGCCATCAGCGCCCATTTCTGATCAGGAGATCACAGCCCTGGAGCTGCAACTGCCCTGCAAGCTGCCACCGATCTTGAGAGCGATGTATCGCTGGCACAATGGCATCCCGGATTTCACACCTCCGTATGAATTTCAAGCTTTGAACAAGGTCGTAGAAGAATACAAATTCTTCAAACGCATTAACAAAGAGTACGGCGTGAAAGAGGGTGAAGGCTGGCCCGCTCACTTTTTGCCGATCTTGCAGTTTAACGGCAAAATGTATGTAGCCCTGGATTGCAAGGATCAGGGCCCCACGCCTCTGTTTTCTTATTTCATTGAAGACGGCACGCCGCAAGCCAAGTACCGTGGTCCTGCTCATCTGCTGCAAGTAACGCTGAGTTCTTATGAGTCAGGCGCATACAAACGTGAGTTTGAAAATATGGAAGTTGATACCCTTGCAGAAGCCAGGGCATTTCGCCAGCATGCCTTTGCAAGTGAACTGCAAACCATGGAAGACAACTGGGCGAAGACGAAAAAATTTCTGATGACGGCCAAAGGAGAGAATTTCAGAGCGATGGTCGGCTCCATGGACCCTGACGAACGCGCCATCCCTTTACTCATAGACAAGTTGCATGATGCAGGCCCAGAAGAAATCGTTTATATCTGCCTTGCATTTGGCAATTTTAAGTCAGAAGCAACAAGACCCGCATTAAATGACTTACTCAAACACAAATCATCCCGAGCACGAGATTTTGCAGCCAGCGCCTTATCAAAACTGAGAGGTCCACAAAGCCAGGCTGAAACAGACACCCTGCTGAGCTTGCTGGAAGACAGTGACAAGCTGGTACAGCTCAGCGCTATCGAGGCATTGAAACATGCCAAATCCTATCGCGCCATCGATACACTGATTGATAAACTGCACCGCAGCAAGCCAGGAATGCAGGCCTATATCATTAGGACATTAGCCGACATAGGCGACAGACACGCCCTGCCTGCATTAAAAGAACTACAGGCCAGTTTCCCTGCGCAACTCGATAGCAAACGATACGCCCGCGCCCGTGGTGATGATCCCTCACCTGCGGATTTCAAATCAGACGTCGATGAGGCGATCAGGCGATTCGGGCAACAGTGA
- a CDS encoding cell envelope biogenesis protein TolA gives MNKLITAIIASTVVMGSAFAQTPASASATAASKPATAAAAASVAKSAPAAKVVAASASASASAAAPAASAPEAKPAMHTGEKAAKHTKHTKKEAKAAGASAAASAASK, from the coding sequence ATGAACAAACTGATCACCGCCATCATCGCTTCCACAGTTGTTATGGGTAGCGCCTTTGCACAGACACCAGCTTCTGCATCAGCCACTGCTGCTTCCAAACCAGCGACAGCCGCAGCAGCAGCGAGTGTAGCGAAATCTGCTCCGGCAGCTAAAGTAGTAGCCGCTTCTGCATCAGCCAGTGCTTCTGCAGCAGCACCAGCAGCATCTGCTCCTGAAGCCAAGCCAGCAATGCACACAGGTGAAAAAGCAGCGAAACATACCAAGCACACCAAGAAAGAAGCAAAAGCAGCAGGCGCATCTGCCGCCGCCAGCGCAGCATCGAAATAA
- a CDS encoding MarR family transcriptional regulator, with protein MSLSTAQFLPASQYGMFRKLARVLEHFVAAAPAEVRLDQLAKHCGMSKYAIRKICLRLQDEGLISAAENSLHWNLAKPAGGITLEDAWRISMTDTSRASTTAPVTGKFTTEMDLLITQALWNIDQSISSHLRCVQLDRVSQSQRTARRWGRRGVRKVKNFL; from the coding sequence ATGAGTTTGAGCACAGCACAATTTTTACCCGCATCCCAATACGGCATGTTCCGCAAACTGGCCAGGGTGCTCGAACATTTTGTCGCCGCAGCTCCGGCAGAGGTAAGGCTGGATCAACTGGCAAAACACTGTGGCATGAGCAAATATGCCATCCGTAAAATCTGCCTGCGCCTGCAGGATGAAGGCTTGATCTCTGCAGCAGAAAACAGCCTGCACTGGAACCTCGCCAAACCTGCGGGTGGCATCACGCTGGAAGACGCCTGGCGCATCAGCATGACAGATACATCGCGTGCCAGCACCACGGCGCCCGTAACAGGAAAATTCACCACGGAAATGGATTTACTCATCACCCAGGCCTTGTGGAACATAGACCAAAGCATCAGCTCACACCTGCGCTGCGTGCAGCTTGACCGCGTCAGCCAGTCACAAAGAACAGCACGCCGCTGGGGCCGTCGCGGCGTGCGCAAGGTCAAGAATTTTTTGTGA
- a CDS encoding branched-chain amino acid ABC transporter substrate-binding protein, protein MSTTIKLIAAASSAGILLAGNASAQDLLVRIGHVSPLSGPSAHMGKDTEEGARMAVDELNAKGVTIGGKKAKFELLSEDDAGEPKQATTVAQKLVDAKVNGVIGHMNSGTTIPSSKIYSDAGIPEISPSATNPQYTMQGYKTAFRVVANDGQLGGTLGRYAVQMLKAKNIAVIDDRTAYGQGVADEFVKGATGKLASAKIVSRQYTTDKATNFSAILTTIKSTNPDLIFFGGMDAVGGPMLKQIKQLGLKVKFMGGDGICSTDLAQLAGDAIGEGNVICAEAGGVEEGKKADLVKFKANFSKKYGHEVVLNAPYAYDGVMTMVAAMQKANSAEPAKYLPELAKINHKGVTGEIAFDARGDIRDGTLTLYTYKGGKRELIAVTH, encoded by the coding sequence ATGTCCACGACCATCAAACTCATCGCCGCCGCATCTTCTGCAGGCATCCTGCTGGCAGGTAATGCCAGTGCTCAGGACCTGCTGGTAAGGATAGGCCATGTCAGCCCCTTGTCCGGGCCATCTGCACACATGGGCAAAGATACCGAAGAGGGCGCACGCATGGCGGTGGATGAACTCAATGCCAAGGGTGTGACCATAGGCGGCAAGAAGGCCAAGTTTGAATTGCTGTCGGAAGATGATGCCGGGGAACCAAAGCAGGCTACTACCGTGGCGCAAAAACTAGTGGATGCCAAGGTCAATGGTGTTATCGGCCACATGAATTCTGGTACCACCATCCCCTCTTCAAAAATTTACAGCGATGCCGGTATCCCGGAAATCTCACCCTCGGCGACCAACCCCCAATACACGATGCAGGGTTATAAGACGGCTTTCCGTGTTGTTGCCAATGACGGGCAACTCGGTGGCACGTTGGGCCGCTATGCCGTGCAAATGCTGAAGGCAAAAAATATCGCCGTGATTGATGACCGCACTGCGTATGGGCAAGGCGTGGCAGATGAATTCGTCAAAGGCGCGACGGGCAAGCTCGCCTCTGCCAAGATCGTCTCGCGCCAATATACGACCGACAAGGCAACCAATTTCAGCGCCATCCTGACCACTATCAAATCCACCAATCCTGATTTGATTTTCTTTGGCGGCATGGACGCAGTAGGTGGCCCCATGCTCAAGCAAATCAAGCAACTGGGCCTGAAAGTCAAGTTCATGGGCGGTGACGGTATCTGCTCGACAGATCTGGCACAGCTGGCAGGCGATGCCATCGGTGAAGGCAATGTGATCTGTGCTGAGGCGGGTGGGGTAGAAGAAGGCAAGAAGGCCGACCTGGTCAAGTTCAAGGCCAATTTCAGCAAAAAATATGGTCACGAAGTTGTGTTGAATGCGCCTTATGCCTACGATGGCGTGATGACCATGGTGGCCGCCATGCAAAAAGCCAATTCAGCCGAACCCGCCAAATACCTGCCAGAACTGGCCAAAATCAACCACAAGGGCGTGACAGGTGAAATCGCATTTGATGCACGTGGTGATATCCGTGACGGCACCCTGACTTTGTACACCTATAAGGGTGGCAAACGCGAACTGATCGCGGTAACACATTAA
- a CDS encoding LysR family transcriptional regulator, with the protein MRTQKLVTPLVLHALKYFDAAARNLSFTRAAAELHVTQGAVSQQIKGLEEQIGARLFVRMTRSLRLTREGSELHRVVNRLLQELELQLQAIQPSLNNKSVAIRSSPSFSMMWLMPRLSGFGRLYPEIEIHLRGELFGMSALKMSAESIDILVLYGQGPDQSNHHASRLMSEYLLPVANSDYLTRYPALAQASDFTEHILLHDDSPWENAPPYAEWGEWMRISTQCNDNEVQDFVRHGHQYNLSHLAINAATYGQGMAMARTSLILDELAQGQLIPTVPICVKASAAYFLVINEHVGNKKSVNIFKDWLTEECREFETRRDAFLSGIAQLV; encoded by the coding sequence ATGCGCACCCAAAAGCTTGTTACTCCCCTGGTTTTACATGCACTCAAATACTTTGATGCCGCAGCGCGCAATCTCAGTTTTACGCGGGCGGCGGCGGAGTTGCATGTGACCCAGGGGGCGGTCAGCCAGCAGATCAAGGGGCTGGAAGAGCAGATAGGGGCGCGCCTGTTCGTGCGCATGACGCGCAGCCTGCGGCTGACGCGCGAGGGCAGTGAGCTGCACAGGGTGGTGAATCGCCTGCTGCAAGAACTGGAACTGCAATTGCAGGCGATACAACCGAGCCTGAACAACAAAAGCGTGGCAATACGTTCATCTCCCTCATTCTCGATGATGTGGCTCATGCCCAGGCTCAGTGGTTTTGGGCGGCTGTATCCAGAGATAGAAATCCACTTGCGTGGTGAGCTGTTTGGCATGAGTGCGCTGAAGATGAGTGCAGAATCCATCGACATCCTGGTGCTGTACGGCCAGGGGCCAGACCAGAGTAACCACCATGCCAGCAGGCTGATGTCTGAATACCTGCTGCCGGTCGCCAACAGCGATTACCTTACGCGTTACCCTGCGCTGGCGCAGGCATCGGATTTTACTGAACACATTTTGCTGCATGATGATTCACCCTGGGAAAATGCGCCACCCTATGCCGAGTGGGGCGAGTGGATGCGTATCTCCACCCAGTGCAATGACAACGAGGTGCAGGACTTTGTGCGCCACGGCCATCAATACAATCTCTCGCACCTCGCCATCAATGCAGCTACCTATGGGCAGGGCATGGCAATGGCGCGTACTTCATTGATACTCGATGAACTTGCTCAGGGTCAGTTGATACCTACCGTGCCTATCTGCGTCAAGGCCAGTGCGGCTTATTTTTTAGTCATCAATGAACATGTGGGTAATAAAAAGTCGGTCAATATCTTCAAAGACTGGCTGACCGAAGAGTGTCGCGAATTTGAAACACGGCGCGATGCTTTTTTGTCAGGTATTGCGCAGTTGGTCTGA